GATATCAAAAGTTTACATATGTCCTGTTTGCGGATATACCTCTGTTGATGTATTGCCAGAAAAATGTCCTGTATGTGGAGTTCCTGGAGAAAAATTTGTAGCATTTTAAATACAATTTCAAAAAAGAGCATGTTTTGGCATGCTCTTTTTTGATGCAAAAATATTTGACATAGTAGATAAAGTGTGCTATAGTAGACATCAGAAAATTTAATAACATGCTCTTATCAAGAGAGGTGGAGGGAAAGAGCCCGATGAAACCCGGCAACCTGTCCTATAGGACAAGGTGCTAATTCTCTCAGAAGCATGCTTCTGAAAGATGAGGGTGTGTGCCTCTTCTTTTAGAAGGGGTTTTATTTTGTTTTTAAGGAGGAATAGAGAGATAAAATGCGTAAACTGTTTACATCTGAATCTGTTACTGAGGGACATCCTGATAAAATCTGCGATCAGATTTCTGACGCAATATTAGATGAAATTTTGAAAAAAGATCCCTATGCCAGAGTTGCTTGTGAAACAGCTGTGACTACTGGTTTGGTCATGGTAATGGGGGAAATTACTACCCAGTGCTATGTAGATATACCAAAAGTAGTGAGAAAAGTAGTAGAAGAGATTGGCTACACAAGAGCAAAATTCGGTTTTGACGCCGACACTTGTGCAGTTATCACTTCTATTGATGAGCAATCTCCTGATATTGCCCTCGGTGTGGACAAGGCATTAGAAGCTAAAAGAGGAGAACTTTCAGATTCGGAAATTGAAGCTATTGGTGCTGGAGATCAAGGCTTAATGTTTGGCTTTGCTTGTGATGAAACAGAAGAATTAATGCCTATGCCTATAATGATGGCTCACAAGCTTGCGAGAAGACTGGCTGAAGTTAGAAAAGATGGGACATTAAGCTATTTAAGACCAGACGGTAAAACACAAGTAACAGTAGAGTATGAAGATGACAGGCCTGTGAGGGTAGATTCTGTTGTAGTATCAGCTCAACATGCACCTGAGATTGACCATGATGCTATTGAAAGAGATATTATTGAACATGTAATAAAACCCATAATTCCTGAAAATATGATAGATGATAAGACTAAAATTTTTGTAAATCCAACGGGGAGATTTGTAATTGGTGGACCTCAAGGTGATAGTGGACTTACAGGAAGAAAAATTATTGTAGACACATATGGCGGATATGCAAGGCACGGGGGCGGAGCTTTTTCTGGTAAAGACCCTACAAAAGTTGATAGATCCGCAAGTTATGCTGCAAGATATGTGGCAAAAAATATTGTGGCAGCAGGACTTGCTAATAAGTGTGAAGTGCAATTAGCTTATGCGATAGGTGTTGCTACACCTCTTGAAATAGGTATTGATACTTTTGGCACAGGCAAGATACCAGATGAAAAGATTTCGGAAATTGTAAAACAAGTTTTTGATTTAAGACCTGCAGCTATAATTAGGGATTTAGATTTGAGAAGACCTATTTATAGACAAGTTGCAGCTTATGGCCACTTTGGAAGACACGACTTAGACCTCTCATGGGAAAAAACAGACAAAGTAGATATATTAAGAAAATTGGCAGGAATATAAATTTGAAGCCCGGGTAACCCCGGGCTTATGGCATTTTTTATATATCTTTTTTTAATGCCATAGAATTTATGCTTTGTAAACGCTTCGCTACCTTTAATTATACCACAAAAATTGAAAAAAAGAAATGAATTGGCTTTAATTTGCTTTAAATATAAGGTAAAATTAAATAAAGAAAAGAATTAAAACAGGAGAATCGGTTATGATTGACATGGAAGGTGTAGTTGAAGAAATAATTTTTAGAAATGAACAAAATGGTTATACGGTTTTAGAATTAAGTACCCAAGGTTTAGTAGTCACTGCTGTAGGTTATATGCCTTATGTAAACATTGGGGAAAGAATTAAAATTGAAGGAGAATGGGTAGAACATCCTGATTACGGAGAGCAAATTAGGGTTTTAAATTATGAAACTTTGGCTCCCACCACTTTAGAGGGAATAGAAAAGTTTTTATCTTCTGGGTTAATTCCTGGAATAGGTCCTATTACAGCAAGAAAAATTGTAAAAAAGTTTGGTGTTGATTCTTTAAATATAATTGAAACTGCACCAGAAAGATTAAAAGAAATAAAAGGTCTAAGCGATGAGAAAATAAAAAGAATTTGTGAAGCTTATGAAATGCAAAAGGGCATAAAAGAAGTGATGGTATTTTTGCAGGGGTACGGTATTTCTACTGCAATGGCTATAAAGATTTATAAAGAATACGGAAACAACGCGATTGAAATTATTAAGCAAAACCCTTACAGATTGGCTGACGATATATTTGGAATAGGATTTAAAACTGCAGACAAAATAGCAGAGAGCCTAGGAGTTGACCCTCATTCTCTATATCGCATATCTTCTGGTACTCGATATGTTTTGATGCAATATGCGGCAAATGGTCACACCTATGTGCCAAAAGAATTGTTAAAAAAAGAAGCAGCAAGTTTGTTAGAAGTAAGCGAAGAAGAAGTAGAAGATTCTTTTGTGCTTTTAGTACAAAATGAAAAAATACATATTGAAACTTTTGAAGATGATACTGTAGGAATTTACTATATACCTTACTATATGGCTGAATTACACACGGCAGAGAGATTGTTTAACATGACACTAATGGAAAATGAAGATTTAGGCATAGATGTCCAAAAAGAAATTAGAAATTTTGAAAAAGAAACAGGTATTTTGTTGGCAGAAAATCAAAAATTGGCTGTAGAAGAAGCTATTAAAAATTCTGTTGTTGTCATAACGGGAGGTCCAGGCACAGGAAAGACTACGATAATAAATTGTATAATACGTATTTTTGAAAAAGCTGGTAAAAAAGTGGCTCTTGCAGCCCCAACAGGAAGAGCCGCAAAAAGGATAACGGAAGCTACTGGAAAAGAGGCAAAAACTATTCATAGGCTTTTAGAATATACTTATTCGGAGGAAGAAGGGAAGGGCTTTAACAAAAATGAAAAAGACCCATTAAAATACGACGTTATAATAGTTGACGAAGTTTCAATGGTAGATATATTGCTTATGAATGCTTTATTAAAAGCCCTACCTATAGGGGCAAAACTGATTTTAGTAGGGGATGCTGATCAGCTTCCATCTGTTGGAGCTGGAAATGTCCTAAGAGATATAATAGACAGTGGCATAGTAAAAGTGATACGGTTAAAAGAAATTTTTAGACAACAAAAGCAAAGCTTGATAGTAGTAAATGCTCACAAGATAAATAACGGAGAATATCCCACCTATAACGATAAAAACAGCGATTTCTTTTTTATAAATGCCAACACCCAAGAGGATATATTAAAAACCATATTGGAACTTGTTATAAACAGACTTCCTAAAGCTTATGGATTTCATCCTATTAATGATATTCAAGTACTCACTCCCATGAGAAAAGGGATAATTGGTGTTCACAATTTAAATTTGGAGTTACAAAAAGCATTAAATCCCCACGACAAAACTAAAGCCGAAAAAATATTGAAGGAGTTTGTTTTCAGAGTGGGGGATAAAGTGATGCAAATAAAAAATAACTACAAGATAAAATGGAAAAAAGGCGCTGAAGAAGGAGAAGGAGTGTTTAATGGAGATATAGGAATAATTCAATCAATAGACGAAGAATTACAGGAATTGACTGTATATTTTGACGACGAAAAATTTGTCACTTATGACTCTTCTGATTTGAATGAACTGAATTTGTCTTATGCTATAACAGTACACAAAAGCCAAGGCAGTGAATTTCCTGTTGTCATAATGCCAATTACTTATGGACCCCCTATGCTACTTACAAGGAACCTTTTGTACACTGCCGTTACAAGGGCAAAAAAATTGGTTATTTTGGTGGGCCAAGAGAAATATTTGCAATTTATGATTGATAACAATAAAATCTCAAAAAGATATTCAGGGCTCCTTTCAAGGCTTAAAAAAGCACTTTTGTATGTAAACTAAATTACGATTTTACACAAAATAGAGGAAAATTTGCTGTAAAATGATAATTTTTTAATTAATTTTAATTTAATAATGCCGATATAAAATATAAAAGAAAAGTGAATTGCAATAAGGGGCAATAAAAATGATTTTTTTAGACCTTTTATTTCCACCAAAAACAACCTGTATTATTTGTAAAACTGCTATAAAAACAGGATATTTATGCGACAAATGCAAAAGTACATTAAAATTTATTGAGGGTAATAGGTGTAATATTTGTGGTAAACCAATAGACTATGAAGGAACATGCCCTGATTGCTTAGAGCATGGCCATGAATTTAAACAAAATATAAGTCCTTTTGAATACGATGGTGTTGTAAAAGACTTAATAGGGCGGTTCAAATATTTCAAAGAAAGAGAATTAGCACCTTTTTTTGCAGACTATATGGCTGATGCAGTTAAAAAAATGGACTGGCCTATCGATGTCATAGTACCTGTTCCTCTTCACAAAATTAGACTTGACGAAAGAGGTTACAATCAGTCAGAACTTTTGGCAAGAGAACTTTCTTATCGGTTGAATATTTTTATGTCTAAAGCTTTAAGAAGAGTGAGAAATACAACAACACAGACTGCTTTGCACAAAGAAGAGAGGATAGATAACGTAAAGGGTGCTTTTAAAGTGACTTACAAAGATACTATTGTTGGGAAAAATGCGCTACTGGTAGACGACGTGTTGACAACAGGTGCTACTTTGGACGAGTGTGCCAAAGTCTTAAAAGAAAATTGGGCAAAAGAAGTATATGTGGCTACCGTAGCAACTGGCAAAAATATGTGATGGGGAGTTTGAAGTATCAAAAAGGGGATGAAAAGAAATGGAAATAAGAAATTGTAAAAGGTGCGGAAGGCTTTACACGTATACAGGAATTGATTTATGTCCAGAGTGTTATAGACAGGATGAAGAAGATTTTATGAAAGTGCGTGATTATTTAGATGCTCACCCTTCAGCTACCATGCTGGAAATATCTCAAAATACACAGGTTTCTATAAAGAAAATAATGGATTTTTTAAAGGAAGGCAGGCTTATTTTAACCTCTAATAACGTCAATATAGGTCTTAAGTGCGAAAAATGTGGTAAACCAATACTTACAGGTAGGTTTTGTGAAGAGTGCAAAACCAAATTAGCTAAGGAACTAATGAAAGGCTATTCGATTCAATCCGATGACAAAGAAGAAGAAAAACAAACAGGAGAAAGGCTGTACGTTTATGAAAACAACAAAAAAAAGAAAAAATGATTTTATATTAAACTTTTGAATTATTAAGTCGATATTACTAGTAGTACGGGGGTGTTAAAAATGAAAATTTATAATAATAATATTGAAAAAATGATGTCACTTTATCGAGTGGATCCGGTAGGAAAGGTTAGTAGCAAGGAAGCGGAAATGAAGGATAAAGTTGAGATATCAGAAGAAGCAATTAAACTTGCACAAAGTTCAAATGAATTTGAAAAGATTAAAAATCAAAAGATTGAAAACATAAAGTCAATGCTTAATGCAGGAACTTACAATGTAAAAGCTGAAGATGTGGCGGATGCTATTCTTAAGGGAATATTGTTGAATAAAAAAATTTAAAAAGGGTGTGCTGGCAATGGCTAATAGCCAAAAGCTTCTAGATGTATTAAGGGGAGAAACAGAAATTTACAAAGTTTTATTAGACTTAGCAATAAAAAAAACTGATATTATAATTGCAGGAAAAGTAAAAGAATTAGATGAAATAGTTCAAATAGAGAAGCAACTTATAAAAAAACTTATGGAATTAGAAGAACAAAGAGAGGATATATTGGAGAAGATTGATATAGAAGGCAAAATGACAATGACCGACTTGATAGAATCAATTTCTTCAGAAGAAGCAGAAAACCTAAAAGATATTAAATACAATCTGACGAATATTTTAAAAGAACTTGAAGAAAGAAACAAATTAAATGTTGCTTTAATTGAGCAAGCGTTAGAATATATAAATTATTCTATTCAAACAATATCAAGTGCATTAGAAAGTGATGATGGCGTTTATGAAAATAATGGCAATATAAAAAGATACACCAGCCTAATTGATAAAAAGGCATAGGGGGATGAAAATGTCTACTTTTCAAGGATTAGAAATAGCAAAGACAGGATTGTTTGTAAGCCAAAAGGCTTTGGATGTCACTGGACACAATATTGCTAATGCTAATACCCCTGGGTATACTCGTCAAGTAGTAGATATGGCCTCAATTGCACCACCCACTACTTTTGGTATGTATGACCAATGGGGAAAAGCCATAGGAGAAGGCGTAAAAATACAGGATATAAGACAAATCCGCGATCAATTTTTAGACAACCAATTCAGAAGGGAAAATAAATTTTTGGGTGAATGGGAAACAAAAGCGCAGGTTTTAGCTGCTGTTGAAGATATATTTAACGAACCTTCAAATAGCGGAATAAACACAGTGCTTAATGACTTTTTTAATTCCCTTCAAGAATTATCCAAGAATCCAGAAAGTTTGACGGTAAGAGCGGAAGTTAGAGAGCGAGCTATTGCCCTTGCTGATACTTTTAATACTGTATATCAGCATCTTTATGATAAATTAAACGAATTGAATTCTACCATACAAAGTAGAATTGCAGAAATAAATTCTTATGCCGACAGAATAAGCAAATTAAACAATGAAATATATAGATTTGAACTTACCGGACAGACAGCAAATGACTTAAGAGACCAGAGAAATATCCTTGTTGATCAGCTTTCCAAACTTGTCAACATCACCACCTATGAAGACTCCAATAAAAATTTCAGAATTGATATAGCTGGACAAGCTTTGGTAGATGGGTCAACTGCATTTACGATGAGTCTCAATAATACAGGTGATGTGGTATGGGATTTAACAGGAGCACCTGTAAACCCTTCAAGTGGTATATTAAAAGGCTTACTGGATATGAGAGATGGAGATGGCACCAACGGAATAAAAGGAGTACCCTATTATATAAGTGAATGGAATAAATTAGCGTATAGTGTAGCACATGCAATAAATGAAGTACATAAAGCAGGTTATGGGCTTGACGGTTCTAATGGTACACCGCTTTTCACTGATTTTGCAGATCCATATGACTCTGGAGTTAAATATGCTCAGTTAATTAAAGTGGATTCAGCTATTCTCGATTCAAATGGCTTGCAAAAAATAGCTGCTGCATCAAGTACGGCTACTCTTCCGGGCGATAACACAAATGCATTAAAGCTTATTGCTTTAAGGGATCAAGGTAATGCGGTACTAAATGGAGCCACATTTGATGACTTTGCAAGGTCATTAATATCAAATCTTGGAGTGGATGCACAGCAAGCAAATTTAATGCAAAAAAATCAAGAAGTCATGGTAAAACAAATTGATTTAAACAGACAATCGGTATCTGGCGTATCTTTAGATGAAGAGATGACAAACATGTTAAAGTATCAGAAATCCTATGCTGCTTCTGCAAGAGTGATAACAGCCATGGATGAACTTTTAGATACTCTTATAAATAGGATGGGCATTGTAGGGAGATAATATGTCATCTTGTGGTGAAGCCGGAGGATCTCATACCAAAGAGGGATACCATACAGTATTTGACTAAGGCAGGTGTAAAAAATGAGAGTTACTGATGGCATGCTTATAACGAATTTTTTGAATGACTACAACAACAACCTTGAACGGTTACAAAAAAATCAAAACATGTTATCTACAGGCAAAAGAATATCAAGGCCTTCTGATGACCCTGTTGCAGTAGCTACAAGCCTGCGTATTCGAACAGATATGACAAGAAACGACGCTTATACCAAAAATGCTGATGATGCAAAATCCTGGTTGGACATAACTGATACTGCTTTAAATCAATTGGGTAGCCTATTGCAGCGTACGAGAGAATTAGCAGTTGAGGGATCTAATGGGACTTTGACTCAAGAGGATATGCAAAAAATAGCTAACGAGATAGAGCAGTTAAAAGCGCAGATGATACAAGTAGGAAATACTCAATACAATGGAAGATATATATTTGCAGGTTTTAAAACTACTACACAGCCTTTTAGTGAGACCAATAATTCTTATAGTGGCGATAATGGTGTAATAGAGTTTGAAGTAGGTGCTGGGGGAAATAAGATAGCTGTAAATGTGACGGGAGATAAAGTTTTTGATGTATCTGGAGGAACCTCTCAACTTCTTACTGTGATGGATAATCTGAAAAATGCATTAGACTCGGGAGATCATCAGGCTGTAAGCAATTTAATAGTTGATGTGGATAAGCAGATGGAAAATGTATTGGCAGTAAGAGCAGAAGTGGGTGCAAAATCAAACAGAATTGACCTTATAAAGAATAGGCTCCAAGATGATAACTACAATTTCACAGCGCTTCTTTCAAAAAATGAAGATGCAGATTTGGCACAAGTTATTACAAATCTCAAAATGGATGAAAATGTGTATAGAGCCTCTTTAGCCGCAGGAGCTCGTATTATGCAGCCCAGTCTCATAGACTTTTTAAGGTGATAATATGAGTATAGTGATACATCAAACTTTTGGCAGGATAGGTATAAAAACCACTCCTGCCCAAATTTCTATAGAAAGTCCAAAAGCAGACCTTGAAATAAAGCAAATACCTGCAAAAATGAAAATAGACCAAAAACTTCCTCAAGTATATATAGATCAGTATCAGTGTTTTTATGAATCAGGGCTTAAAAGTATTTTTGACCTTGTCCATGATGAAGCCCAGATGAGCAAACAAATAGCTCTTGAAGCAATAGGAAAAATTGCTGAAGATGGAGATACACTTGCATCAATAGAAAACCATCAAGATGCAATTGTAAAATTAAGTGAAGAAGTGCTGATTCAGGATATAGACTTCAATGTTGGCTTAATGCCAGAGTCACGACCTAAAATATG
This genomic window from Thermoanaerobacter uzonensis DSM 18761 contains:
- the metK gene encoding methionine adenosyltransferase, whose protein sequence is MRKLFTSESVTEGHPDKICDQISDAILDEILKKDPYARVACETAVTTGLVMVMGEITTQCYVDIPKVVRKVVEEIGYTRAKFGFDADTCAVITSIDEQSPDIALGVDKALEAKRGELSDSEIEAIGAGDQGLMFGFACDETEELMPMPIMMAHKLARRLAEVRKDGTLSYLRPDGKTQVTVEYEDDRPVRVDSVVVSAQHAPEIDHDAIERDIIEHVIKPIIPENMIDDKTKIFVNPTGRFVIGGPQGDSGLTGRKIIVDTYGGYARHGGGAFSGKDPTKVDRSASYAARYVAKNIVAAGLANKCEVQLAYAIGVATPLEIGIDTFGTGKIPDEKISEIVKQVFDLRPAAIIRDLDLRRPIYRQVAAYGHFGRHDLDLSWEKTDKVDILRKLAGI
- a CDS encoding ComF family protein — encoded protein: MIFLDLLFPPKTTCIICKTAIKTGYLCDKCKSTLKFIEGNRCNICGKPIDYEGTCPDCLEHGHEFKQNISPFEYDGVVKDLIGRFKYFKERELAPFFADYMADAVKKMDWPIDVIVPVPLHKIRLDERGYNQSELLARELSYRLNIFMSKALRRVRNTTTQTALHKEERIDNVKGAFKVTYKDTIVGKNALLVDDVLTTGATLDECAKVLKENWAKEVYVATVATGKNM
- a CDS encoding DUF6470 family protein, with the translated sequence MSIVIHQTFGRIGIKTTPAQISIESPKADLEIKQIPAKMKIDQKLPQVYIDQYQCFYESGLKSIFDLVHDEAQMSKQIALEAIGKIAEDGDTLASIENHQDAIVKLSEEVLIQDIDFNVGLMPESRPKIWFDGYLRINWQLGGAEVRAIPHKPQISAIPGHINIYMREYPSIKIEYVGNNFDKTV
- the flgK gene encoding flagellar hook-associated protein FlgK, which gives rise to MSTFQGLEIAKTGLFVSQKALDVTGHNIANANTPGYTRQVVDMASIAPPTTFGMYDQWGKAIGEGVKIQDIRQIRDQFLDNQFRRENKFLGEWETKAQVLAAVEDIFNEPSNSGINTVLNDFFNSLQELSKNPESLTVRAEVRERAIALADTFNTVYQHLYDKLNELNSTIQSRIAEINSYADRISKLNNEIYRFELTGQTANDLRDQRNILVDQLSKLVNITTYEDSNKNFRIDIAGQALVDGSTAFTMSLNNTGDVVWDLTGAPVNPSSGILKGLLDMRDGDGTNGIKGVPYYISEWNKLAYSVAHAINEVHKAGYGLDGSNGTPLFTDFADPYDSGVKYAQLIKVDSAILDSNGLQKIAAASSTATLPGDNTNALKLIALRDQGNAVLNGATFDDFARSLISNLGVDAQQANLMQKNQEVMVKQIDLNRQSVSGVSLDEEMTNMLKYQKSYAASARVITAMDELLDTLINRMGIVGR
- a CDS encoding flagellar protein FlgN produces the protein MANSQKLLDVLRGETEIYKVLLDLAIKKTDIIIAGKVKELDEIVQIEKQLIKKLMELEEQREDILEKIDIEGKMTMTDLIESISSEEAENLKDIKYNLTNILKELEERNKLNVALIEQALEYINYSIQTISSALESDDGVYENNGNIKRYTSLIDKKA
- a CDS encoding TIGR03826 family flagellar region protein, which gives rise to MEIRNCKRCGRLYTYTGIDLCPECYRQDEEDFMKVRDYLDAHPSATMLEISQNTQVSIKKIMDFLKEGRLILTSNNVNIGLKCEKCGKPILTGRFCEECKTKLAKELMKGYSIQSDDKEEEKQTGERLYVYENNKKKKK
- a CDS encoding flagellar biosynthesis anti-sigma factor FlgM, whose amino-acid sequence is MKIYNNNIEKMMSLYRVDPVGKVSSKEAEMKDKVEISEEAIKLAQSSNEFEKIKNQKIENIKSMLNAGTYNVKAEDVADAILKGILLNKKI
- the recD2 gene encoding SF1B family DNA helicase RecD2: MIDMEGVVEEIIFRNEQNGYTVLELSTQGLVVTAVGYMPYVNIGERIKIEGEWVEHPDYGEQIRVLNYETLAPTTLEGIEKFLSSGLIPGIGPITARKIVKKFGVDSLNIIETAPERLKEIKGLSDEKIKRICEAYEMQKGIKEVMVFLQGYGISTAMAIKIYKEYGNNAIEIIKQNPYRLADDIFGIGFKTADKIAESLGVDPHSLYRISSGTRYVLMQYAANGHTYVPKELLKKEAASLLEVSEEEVEDSFVLLVQNEKIHIETFEDDTVGIYYIPYYMAELHTAERLFNMTLMENEDLGIDVQKEIRNFEKETGILLAENQKLAVEEAIKNSVVVITGGPGTGKTTIINCIIRIFEKAGKKVALAAPTGRAAKRITEATGKEAKTIHRLLEYTYSEEEGKGFNKNEKDPLKYDVIIVDEVSMVDILLMNALLKALPIGAKLILVGDADQLPSVGAGNVLRDIIDSGIVKVIRLKEIFRQQKQSLIVVNAHKINNGEYPTYNDKNSDFFFINANTQEDILKTILELVINRLPKAYGFHPINDIQVLTPMRKGIIGVHNLNLELQKALNPHDKTKAEKILKEFVFRVGDKVMQIKNNYKIKWKKGAEEGEGVFNGDIGIIQSIDEELQELTVYFDDEKFVTYDSSDLNELNLSYAITVHKSQGSEFPVVIMPITYGPPMLLTRNLLYTAVTRAKKLVILVGQEKYLQFMIDNNKISKRYSGLLSRLKKALLYVN
- the flgL gene encoding flagellar hook-associated protein FlgL, with translation MRVTDGMLITNFLNDYNNNLERLQKNQNMLSTGKRISRPSDDPVAVATSLRIRTDMTRNDAYTKNADDAKSWLDITDTALNQLGSLLQRTRELAVEGSNGTLTQEDMQKIANEIEQLKAQMIQVGNTQYNGRYIFAGFKTTTQPFSETNNSYSGDNGVIEFEVGAGGNKIAVNVTGDKVFDVSGGTSQLLTVMDNLKNALDSGDHQAVSNLIVDVDKQMENVLAVRAEVGAKSNRIDLIKNRLQDDNYNFTALLSKNEDADLAQVITNLKMDENVYRASLAAGARIMQPSLIDFLR